Genomic DNA from Desulfonema ishimotonii:
CCACCCGTCATTTCCGGTTTTTTAATCTGTTGCTGTTTCTGGGGATCGTAACCATTGTGGGGATCGGCATCTGGCTGGTGATGTCCCGCGCCATTATCCGGCCATTAAAACAGGTGATCAGAAATCTTCGGGGCTGCGGAGAAGAACTGGTTTCCTCCGCACGTCAGGGCAGGGATACGGGCAATGAGCTGTCCGCAAGATCATTGCAGCAGGCCGCCTCCATTGAAGAAATATCCGCATCCCTTGAAGAGATGTCCTCCATGACCAAGCTGAATGCGGACAACACCGGACAAACCCGGAAAATTGTGAAAAACACGCTGGGATTAATTCACTATACCGATCAGTTCATGTCAGAGCTGATGACATCAATGGCCGAAATTTCAAAGGCGAGCAGGGAGACCTCGCATATCATCAAGACCATTGATGAGATTGCGTTTCAGACCAACCTCCTGTCCCTGAACGCCGCCGTGGAGGCGGCCCGGGCCGGAGAGGCCGGGGCCGGGTTTGCGGTCGTGGCCGAGGAGGTGCGGAACCTTGCCCTTCGGTCAGCCAGTGCGGCCCGGAACACCGCCGGGCTGATTGAGGGGAACATCAGCAAAATCAAAGAGGGCGAAAAGATCACCACCGATACGATTCAGGCCTTCAGAGCCGTGTCCGTGGATGCGGAAAAAATTCAGGAACTGATCTCTGAGATCGCAGGCGCATCCGATAATCAGGCCCGGGGCATCGAACAGGTCAATGCCGCCATTACGGAAATGGATCAGGCCACCCAGCGCAATGCCGCCACGGCAGAAGAGTCTGCCACTTTTTCCCGACAGGTGAATGGCAGGGCTGTGCAGATGAGAGAGGCGGTCGGTGCCCTGACAGAAATGGTTTACGGACGCGCCCGGATAATGAAGGCGGCCCCGCCTTCAGATGCATCTGTGCGCTCTTCGCAGGCTGCCCCCGTGCCACCTCAGCCTTCCGCCGCCACCCGGCTTCCGGCAGCCGCCGGACAGCCCCGGAAGCGCCCCTGACATCAGACCTCCTTTCAGTCAGATTCGGATAGCTTCTGATAACAGAAGGTCAGTCATATCTGTTTTACTTTCATAAAATGTAGAACTTGATCTTTGGCGAAACACCCTGATATACAGATTTTCAGGTGATGTTTTTTTAGAGGCTGTTTTAAAAATACCGGCGACTCAGAAACGGAGTGCGAAAATTAAGGCCGGAGGCCGGTTTTTCGCAAATTTTGCAAAAGATCGCCCCTTTCGGGGCTTAACTTTTGCACTCCGAAAGGATTTTGAAAACAGCTTCTTACAAAGCGATGCGTAAAGAAGGGATAACATGGCAGGAAACCCGGATTCACTGTTTATAAAGTCAAAAATCTGGATCGAAGACGATTCGGGCAAGGTGGTTTTCGGCCTGGGCCGCCTGAAGATACTTGAAGCCATCCGCCGACACGGCTCCATCCAGGCGGCGGCAAAAGAGCTGAAAATGAGCTACCGGGCCGTATGGGGACGAATCAGGGCAACCGAGGAGCGTCTGGGGCAGCCGCTTCTCATTCGGAATGTCGGCGGTTCATCCGGCGGCGGTTCCCGGCTCACCCCCTTTGCCCGGAATCTGATGGAGCAGTTCCGGCAGCTTCACCGGAACGTCGAAAAGCAATCGGACGAGCTGTTTGAAAAGGCCTTTGCCGCACTGCCCCCGATGCCCCCGGAAAAATGAACTGCGGTGGGCGCGCGGGGCACAGAGGCTGCACACATATCAGATACCCGTACAAAGAGCCCGCCTGGCCGCCCATATGCGTTGACCCGGCAACGGACCTGCGGCCCGATGCCACCGCTTATTTCATATGAAAAAAAACCCAGTAAAGCCTGAATATCACCCAGCAAATCAGCAAAATGACAAGTTTGCCGATAATGTGAGAATTTTTCTGTTCCATCTGTACCCCCTCTCCCGTCCATCATACGCCTTATTCACAAAATAGAGCGTCACTGCTGCGGTTGTCAAATCCTCCGGCCCGGCCATCTGAGGCAATGGCTCCGTTCTGCTTGACACCGTTTTGCAAAACCAGTACAAATAGACGCTTTCAGCAATTTACCAATTTTTTTTAACGAATGAAGAGGTTAATATTATGTTTGGCATGGGTATGCCCGAAATCCTTCTGATCCTGGCCATCGCCCTGATCGTGATCGGCCCAAAAAAACTTCCCGAACTGGCAAAATCCCTGGGACGGGCCATGAATGAATTTAAAAAGGCCACCTCGGAACTGAAAGAGACAATGGAAATTGACTACGATGTGAAGGACGTAAAAAAAACATTTGACGATATAGAGACTGAACTGAAAAAACCTGTTGACGTCACGCCGGTCAAACAGAAAGAAACGGAAGACACCCCGCCCGAAACATCTGAAACGGCTGCGCCCCCATCTCCCGACACCGTTCTGATGAAAAAAAAGGCGGCCCCGAAACCGGTTTCGGATAAGGTATCAGAATCGGAAGAAGACATGGCCGGTACCGACATTCCGGCGGAACTGCTTGCGGAATCAGAGGAAACACGGGAAGCCGGATCTGAAAAAGCTAAAAAGGGGCATATCAGAAATGACGCATGAAGATGATAAAATGCCGTTCCTGTCCCACATGGAAGAGCTGAGAGACCGGCTGATCAGGAGTTTTGTGGCCGTCGGCATCGGTTTCTCCATTGCATACGGGTTCAAGGAAAAACTGTTTGAAATTCTGATCCGGCCCCTTGTCTCGGTGATGGGCAAGGGCGATACCCTGATATTCACCAGCCTGCCCGAAGCCTTTTTCACCTACCTGAAAGTGGCGTTTCTGACCGGCATTATGGTGGCCTCTCCGGTAATCCTCTACCAGTTCTGGATGTTTGTGGCACCGGGATTGTATCAGAAAGAGAAGAAATTTCTTCTGCCCATTGTCTTCCTCTCAACGCTGTTTTTTGTGGGCGGCTCACTCTTCGGCTACTTCATTGTCTTCCCCTACGGATTCAAATTCTTCCTGGGCTTTGCCAACGAAAACATTCAGGCACTGCCCTCCATGAAGGAATACCTCTCCTTTGCATCCAAACTGCTCATCGCCTTCGGGGTTGTCTTCGAACTCCCCCTGGTGCTGACAGCCCTGGCACGGATGGGGGTGGTATCGGTCGGGTTTCTGAAGCAGAACCGAAAGTACGCCCTTCTCATTTTCTTCATCGGGGCCGCCATTATCACCCCGCCGGACGTCGTGACCCAGATTATGATGGCCCTGCCCCTGATGCTGCTGTACGAGATCAGCATTATCGGGGCCAGACTGTTTGGAAAAAAGCCGCCGGCCGAGGCGGATGGAGGGGACGCATTTGAAACCATGACCGAACCGGAAAAAAAGGCCGAAAATGAATAAGCCTCAGCAGATGCAATATGCGCTGAAACTCGTGGAAACCGAAGCGGGCACCGGCTATTTCTCCTGCCGCCCGGCTGAGGATATGGGCTTTGACGCAGCGCTTTCCTGCCTGAGACAATCCCCGAACGACGAGTTTATACGCCGCTGGCTGCTGCGCCTGATCAGCGGCTGGGATAAAGACCGCATGCAGCAGGCCATTGACCGGGCGCGAAAAAATGACGCCCTTCTGAACGCCCTGCTTCACGAGACCTGCCTTCTGTCTGACAGATTCAAAGGCCTGCGGAAGGCCTTTGAAAAACCGGAACTCCGATCGCTCCAGGCCCATACGCCCCTCATCTATATCCGATCACAGCTTCTGGGGGATCAGGCCCTTCACCGG
This window encodes:
- a CDS encoding winged helix-turn-helix domain-containing protein, which translates into the protein MAGNPDSLFIKSKIWIEDDSGKVVFGLGRLKILEAIRRHGSIQAAAKELKMSYRAVWGRIRATEERLGQPLLIRNVGGSSGGGSRLTPFARNLMEQFRQLHRNVEKQSDELFEKAFAALPPMPPEK
- the tatA gene encoding twin-arginine translocase TatA/TatE family subunit produces the protein MFGMGMPEILLILAIALIVIGPKKLPELAKSLGRAMNEFKKATSELKETMEIDYDVKDVKKTFDDIETELKKPVDVTPVKQKETEDTPPETSETAAPPSPDTVLMKKKAAPKPVSDKVSESEEDMAGTDIPAELLAESEETREAGSEKAKKGHIRNDA
- the tatC gene encoding twin-arginine translocase subunit TatC; translated protein: MTHEDDKMPFLSHMEELRDRLIRSFVAVGIGFSIAYGFKEKLFEILIRPLVSVMGKGDTLIFTSLPEAFFTYLKVAFLTGIMVASPVILYQFWMFVAPGLYQKEKKFLLPIVFLSTLFFVGGSLFGYFIVFPYGFKFFLGFANENIQALPSMKEYLSFASKLLIAFGVVFELPLVLTALARMGVVSVGFLKQNRKYALLIFFIGAAIITPPDVVTQIMMALPLMLLYEISIIGARLFGKKPPAEADGGDAFETMTEPEKKAENE